In Fodinibius salicampi, the sequence TCAGAGCAAATATATGTTGCGGCAAAAGCGTCGAAAAAGGTGGAAATCTCCACAGCTTGCGCTGCACGCACTGATTGCGGGCTTTCTGGCCTATCTATTTGCAGCACAATGGCAAAGCTGGTTGTTGGTGGGCATAGGAACGGCGTTCACTCACTGGCTGGTAGATGCCATCAAAGTTCAGGTAGATAAACAGAAAACAACTACGGCTTTTATTGTAGATCAGCTTGCCCATATAGCGGTAATTGTTACTATTGCTATATTACTAACGGAGGTGCCCGGAGGATTAGATGAGGTGATTGACCCTGAACAATGGGGCATATGGGCGGTGTATGGAGCAGGCTTGTTACTGCTGTTTCGGCCAAGTAGTATCTTTATACAGTTTGTAAGCGGCAGGTGGGCAGAAGTTGTGGGAGACCGGGCAGATGAATTGCCCAATGCCGGGGCCTGGATTGGATATTTGGAGCGCTTGCTTATTTTTCTGTTTATACTCGTTGGAGAGTATGCCGCTATTGGTCTTCTAATTGCAGCGAAGTCTATTCTGCGATTCCGGGACGATGAGAAGCAGCGCCTGACAACGGAATACATCCTTCTTGGAACACTTTTAAGCTTTACCATCGCTATTTTAATTGGAATGGGAGTACGCTTTTTTGCGGCTTCTGTCTAAAAAACTATCAGATCCTTTGAATTAGTCCCTGTCTGTAATTCATAAATCGAATTCTGAAGTAAAATAAGTTCAGCACGACATATTATAGAAGAAAAAAATCCGTTATAACATCTACCAAAGAGTTTTTTATAGATGATAATGCCCTTGAATCATTCATGGGGGCATTTATATCGAGAAATGTAGCAGACCAATAAAAAGATTTTAGCTTCGGCAGAGAATCATTATTTTTGGGTTCCATTTAAACTAAAAAAGTGATCATGGCCTGGTTTAAAAGAAAAGATAAAAATATCCAAACGGATGAACGTAAAGAAATGCCGGAAGGGGTCTGGATTAAAGTCCCCAAGACCGGTGAAACGGTTCACCGCCGCGAGCTGGAGGATAATCTCTGGGTAGATCCCCTTAGCGGTTATCACTTTCGTATCGGCAGTGAAGAATATTTCTCCTTTCTTTTTGATGACGGTGAGTTTGAAGAAATCGGCCAGGATATTGTACCAACTGATCCACTGGAGTTTGAAGACCGTAAGAAATACAGCGATCGATTGGAAGAGTACCAGGAAAAGACCGGACTTACTGATGCCGTACGTGTTGGCGTGGGTAAGATGAATGACTTGGATGTTGTAATTACCTGCATGGATTTTAGTTTCATCGGTGGCAGTATGGGATCGGTTGTCGGTGAACGTATAGGCATGGCCATCGATCACGCCCGCGAACACGAAAAACCGTTGATCATCATATCACAATCTGGTGGTGCCCGAATGATGGAAAGTGTGCTGAGCCTGATGCAAATGGCCAAAACTTCGGCCAAACTGGCACAACTCGAGGAGTCGGGCGTTCCCTATATTTCCGTAATGACGAATCCCACTACCGGTGGAGTGACTGCCAGTTTTGCGATGCTGGGCGATTTTAATATTGCCGAACCGGAAGCTCTGATCGGTTTTGCAGGCCCCCGTGTGATACGACAGACTATCGGTCGCGATCTGCCGGAAGGATTTCAGCGATCCGAGTATCTGTTGGAACATGGGTTTCTTGATTTTATTACCCCCCGTAATCAAATGAAGGACGAAATGACCAAGCTATTGAATATTTTACTCCACAAATTTGAAGAGTAGCTGAGGAGAGCTCTTTAGATTTGTTACTTGGCTTTGGGAAACTTGAATGCTAACATGCGCGATCTATGAAGAAACTACTTTTATTAGCCATAATTTTTGGTTGGATTCTGCAGCCTCTCTCAGCCCAGACCCAGGAAGTCCAATTCAACCATATATTCGATAACACCTTTAGAGCGGAAAGTATCCAAAATGTAAACTGGATGCAGGATGGCCGGTATTACAGTACTTTGAAGCGTGTCAACGGTGATATTGAGATTCGAAAATATGATATTACCACTGGGGATTATGAAGTGTTGATGTCTACTTCGGACTTAAAAGTACCGGGACGTGATAAGCCGATCATTATACAGGATTACCAGTTTTCTGCGGATGAAAGCAAGGTACTTATCAAAACCGATGTCGAATCGATCTGGCGGCGCAGTACCCGTGAAAATTATTTCATTTATGATTTTGAAACCGGTCGAACACAAAAGCTGACCCAATCGGACCAAAAACAGCAGTATGCCCAGCTTTCTCCGTCAGGGGAAAAGGCTGCTTTTGTACAGGAAAATAATCTCTATTGGGTAAACCTGTCTACCGGTGAGGAAACAGCTATCACAACCGACGGTGAATTTAATAAGATTATTAATGGCGCGGCCGACTGGGTATACGAAGAAGAATTTGGTTTTGCAAAAGCCTGGAGCTGGTCTCCGGATGGGGAAAAGATTGCCTTTTATCGTTTTGATGAGTCTGATGTGAAAGAATTTTTTATGACCGAATGGGGAGAATTGTACCCTGGACTCACACGCTTTAAGTATCCGAAAGCCGGTGAGGAAAATTCGGTGGTCAAAATTGGAGTTTATGATTTGGATGAGGATAATACCGTATGGATGGATATAGGTTCAGAAAATGATCAGTATATCCCCCGCATCAATTGGACGAAAGATCCCGAGACACTGGCCATTCGTCGCATGAACAGACTGCAAAATAAGCAGGACTTGATGCTTGCTAATGCAAATACCGGCGATACCGAGATTATAAAAACAGAAGAAAGTGATGCCTGGATTGATGTGCATGACGATCTGATTTTTTTAAAAAATGGCGAAGAGTTTGTCTATACCAGTGAAGAATCCGGCTATAATCATATTTACCTGTACAACCTTGATGGAGAATTGATTCGTCAGGTTACTCAAGGGGACTGGGAGGTAACGAATTATCTTGGTTATAATGAGCAAACCGATCGATTTTATTTTGTGAGCACTGAGGAATCGCCACTTGAACGCCATCTCTACAGTATAAAGCGCGATGGAAGCGATAAGCGAAAAATGACGGATAGCGAGGGATGGCATAGTATCAACATGAGCCGTGACTTTAAATACTATATCAATACCTCATCCTCCTCGGGTACTCCGCCGCAATACACTCTGCACAAGATTAATGGAGCTCAGGTGCGCGTGTTGGAGGATAATGATGAACTGAGTGATACCCTTGCCGAATATGATTTTCCGGGAAAAGAATTTATCAAAATCCCTCTGCCACAGGCGACACTCAATGGCTATATGATAAAGCCCCATAATTTTGATGCTTCCAAAGAATACCCGGTTCTTTTTTATGTGTATGGAGGTCCTGGAAGCCAGACGGTACAGAAGAACTTTTCTACCTCTCAGCGACCGTTGTGGCATCGTTACCTGGCTTCGCAGGGCTATATTATTGTGAGTGTGGATAATCGCGGAACCGGTGCCCGGGGACGTGATTTTGAAAAGCAGATTTACAAGAAGCTGGGGCAGTATGAGGTGGAAGACCAGATTGATGCTGCTAAATACCTGACAGAAGAGTATGATTTTATTGATGAGAATAGAGTTGGAATCTGGGGCTGGAGCTATGGTGGATATATGTCTACATTGGCCCTGGCACAGGGAAATGATATTTTTAGTACGGCCATTGCGGTTGCGCCGGTAACGAGCTGGAAGTATTACGATACGATTTATACCGAGCGCTTTATGCAGACTCCTGAGCAAAATCCTGAAGGGTACAGCAAGGGTTCACCGCTAACCTACGCAAATCAGATTACCGGTAATTATTTGCTGGTGCATGGCACAGGTGATGATAATGTGCATTTTCAAAATACCGTTGAAATGATTGATCGCCTTGTGTCAGCTAATGTACAGTTCGAAACCATGTTTTATCCGAACCGCAATCATGGTATTTATGGCGGAAATACTCGTGAACATCTTTATAGAATGCTGACTGATTATATTTTAGAAAACTTATAGTATGGGCCGAGTTCAATTTGCCGATTATGCAAAAGTTTATGTTAAGGGAGGTCATGGAGGAGCCGGTGCGGTTCATTTCCGCCGGGAGAAGTATGTACCCCATGGGGGGCCAGATGGAGGCGACGGTGGCGCCGGGGGCGATGTTATTCTCCGGGGCAATGAGCAGTTGAATACGCTTCTGGATCTTCGTTATCGGAAATATGTGAATGCCAAGGACGGCAATCGCGGCGAATCCAGTAAACGCAAGGGTAAGGATGGTGAAGATGAAATCCTGGAAGCTCCACTGGGCTGCGTGGTATATGATGCGGATACCAAAGAACGTCTGGGGGAAATCACCGACCACGAGCAGGAAATTGTAGTAGCGGAAGGCGGTAAAGGTGGACTCGGAAACTGGCATTTTCGCAGTTCAACCAATCAGACCCCGCGTCATGCCCAGGATGGAGAAGAGGGAGAGCAGCGAGCTATAGAGATCGAGCTGAAACTCATCGCTGATGTTGGACTCGTTGGTTTCCCAAACGCAGGTAAAAGTACGTTGCTGTCGGCTATTTCAGGAGCCAAACCCAAAATCGATTCCTATCCTTTTACCACGCTACAGCCTAATTTGGGTGTTGTTACGATGCCCGATTATCGAACGTTTGTAATGGCCGATATTCCCGGAATTATTGAAGAGGCCCACGAAGGGCGGGGCTTGGGCATTCAGTTCCTGAGGCATATTGAGCGTAATAATGTTCTTCTTTTTATGGTAAGCTCTCAGCAGGATATCGAATATGAGTACGAGGCATTGCTGGACGAGCTTCGGGCCTATCGCTCCGACCTGCTGGATAAACCGCGTATACTGGCTATTACCAAGATGGATCTGCAGGAAAACTTTGAGCTGGATAAAGAAAAAAAATTAGATCTGGACATCCCGGTAGTTGAAATTTCCTCCGCAACTAACTACCATATAGATGAACTGAAAGAAATCATCTGGGAGCAGATACAAGCCGTTGAAAAGTCTAAAGAAGATACAGAAAGCTCCGGTTAGAGAGCTTATAGCCCTTCATTTAATTTCCAACTTGGGTGCGCAGCGTATTCGAAGCCTGTTGCAATTTGTGGATCATCCGCGCGAAATTTTTCAACTGGATCGGCAGAATATTGAATCCGTTTATGGAATAGGTCCCAAGACCGCTGAGGAGATTATTACCTTTGACAGCTGGGGTAAAGTCGACCGGATCATGGATAAGACGCAGCGCCTTGGATCAGAGATCATGACTTTATGGGATGAGGACTATCCTACACTGCTGCGCGAAATATTCGATCCGCCGCTGATGCTATGGATTAAAGGGAGCAGGAAGGCCCTGCAAAATGAGAGTGTGGCCGTTGTAGGTACGCGCAAGGCCGGAAAGTATGGATTGGAAACTGCAAAGTATTTTAGCCGGGAATTGGTTCATAATGGCCTAACTGTAATTAGTGGATTGGCATTGGGTGTAGACGGGGCGGCTCATCGGGCAGCTGTATCGGAAAATGGATGTACAGTAGCAGTGTTGGGATCGGGCCTGGATATCATATATCCGCAGCAACACAGGAAACTGGTAGCCGATATTGTTGATACGGGTGGTGCTGTTATCACGGAATTTCCCCTTGGGGCACCTCCGGATGCCGGTAATTTCCCGGTGCGTAATCGCATTGTCAGCGGATTGAGTTTGGGTACACTGGTGGTAGCTTCGGGCATTGATGGAGGCAGCATGATTACTGCTAAATTGGCACTGGATCAGAACCGGGAAGTTTTTGTCGTACCTCACGCCATTGGATCTCCCAATTCTATCGGTTGCCACAGCCTGATACAGCGCGGGATGGGCAAGCTGGTTCAAAATATAGAAGATGTTTTAGAAGAGATTGAGGTTCATATAACGCAATCTGAAAAAAAAGATCGCTCTGCCGGGTCGGCCTCCCGTAAGTGGGCTTCCCTTGATCTGGATGAATTGTCTACAAATATTTGTGAGGCACTGGAAGAAGAACCGATGCATATAGATTATTTAGCTGAACAGCTGGATACTACAGCACATAAATTGTTACCTAAACTACTTGAATTGGAGATGCAGCACTGTGTACGTCAGTCTGCGGGTAAAAATTTTGAGCTTTTATAATTTCTATATTTTATTACTATTCTTTAAAGCGTTGGCGTTTCGATTCAGTTTTAGAAATAGTATCTTGAGTCGGTACTATTGACACTATCATCTCGTTACAGATTAAAGAATCTATTTTATCCTGTTTACAGGATGGAAAAAACGTAGTATATGCTTAAGACCGGTCAACAGATGAACCAGAAACAGACGCAACAGCAGCGTCTGTCGCCGCAACAGATACAGTATATCAAGCTGTTGCAGCTCCCTACTATTGCTTTGGAGCAGCGGATAAAGGAAGAGTTGGAGACCAATCCGGTTCTGGAGGAAGGTGAGCAATCTGATTCCGTAGATGAACTGGAACAACCGGAGTGGGAAGAGGAAGAAGTCGCCCGGGATGAAGAACTCGAGCCGGTTGATCAGAATGAAGAGATCGACTGGGATGAATTTATGCACAACACCGAGTACGACGGCAATAACTATTCCGGCGGTTCCGGATATGGGGGCAATGAAGACTGGAGGGATTTGCCGGATCCTTATCATGAATCTTTCTTGGAAAAGCTGGAGCAGCAGGTTGGCCTTCTGGATTTAAATGAAGAACAACAGTTGATTGCCAACCAAATACTTGGTTCTCTTGATCATGACGGGTATTTCAGAAGAGAAATAGAGGCCGTTGTTGATAATATTGCTTTCAATGAGGGAACATTGACCAACAAGGAAGAGGTTGAGAAAGTCCGTAAACAAATTCAACGGCTCGATCCCCCGGGCATCGCCTCGCGCGATCTACGGGATTGCCTGCTGGTTCAGCTTAGGATGATGAATGAAGATGTCGAGGGCCGGAATGATGCGATCGCTATGCTCGAAGATCATTGGGACCTTTTTGAAAAGAAGCATTTCCGGAAGCTCAAGAAAAAACTTCAGATCGATGATGAGGAGTTAAAAGCTGCTTTTGACTGTATTAAGGGGCTGGATCCAAAGCCCGGCGGCGGAGGTAATGCGGTCGATGATACGCAAAACTATATTGAACCCGATTTTGAAGTATATTATCAGCCTGCGGAAAATTCCAATGGAAATGAGGAAGAGGCCGGTGATTTTGTCATTTCACTAAATAATGGAAATGTGCCACCTCTTAGAATTTCACCCCGCTATAAGGATATGTGGGAAGACCTGAAAAAGAAAAAGGATAAGAGTAAGCAGACTAAAGAGACCAAATCTTTTATTAAAGATAAGATAGAATCTGCTCAGTGGTTTATCGATTCTATACGTCAGCGGCAGAATACGCTGATGAATACCATGCAGACGATCGTAGCCCTTCAGGAGGACTTTTTTAAGCATGGGGAGGGATTGAAACCGATGATTCTTAAGGATATTGCTGATCGCGTGAATTTGGATATCTCCACCATTTCCCGGGTAGTTAACGGTAAATATGTTCAGACACATTTTGGAGTATTCGAGCTTAAGTACTTTTTCAGCGAGGGACTGGAAACACAGAGCGGAGAGGAAGTTTCCAGCAGGGAGGTTAAAAATGCAGTACAGGAAATCGTGGATAATGAAGATAAGAAAAAACCGCTGAGTGACCAGGCCATCGCGGATCAACTCAAGGAAAAGGGATATAAAATTGCTCGAAGAACTGTGAGTAAATATCGCGAGAAGCTAAATATTCCGGTCGCACGACTTCGTAAACAAATTGTTTAAAGTTTCAGGCTTAGGTAAATAACTTCCCACACGGAGCTGTTGAATCCTACCATCCAGACAGTTAATGCTGTAATAAGGAGGAGATAAAGTCCCACCGTTAAACTCAGATAACGCAATTTATTGGTTACTACCGCCCGGGAGAGGTCTATAGCAGCGACTATAAAGGAGCAAAAAAATACAAATAGTAGTAAAATAGTGGCTGCAGTGATGGCATATATACTGCCCCAAGATACATAAACGGCTATAGCAAACGTCCCGATAAGAAAGTTAAGATGGAAAGGCCAAGCCAAAAGAGTAGTGACCTGGGTTAGTGATCGAAGATATTTGTTGCTAAGATACAGCCAGAATATTGCTATAAGAGAGAGCATCAAGAATATGCCTGAAAATACCAGAAGAAGAATATACTCATTACCGCTGATAATTATCTCGAGCATGGGATAATGATATGCGAGACTCTGCAGACCCAGCGGGGACCATAAATAAGTTGAAAGAGTATACAATACAGCGCCGGCAAGCAGAGCATGCTGTAACAGGATGAGCATGGCTGGCACCGAAGTACGGATATGACGCCTGAATATGTCATTCACAAAGAAGGAGTGACCGAAGAAATAGCGGAACAGTGATTTTCGATAGAGCGGACTCATATTATAGTGCATGGCAAGTGACCCCCAAACCAGTAAAAGCACTATTGTGGGAAGAATGGGTTTTCGGGAGCTAGGAAGTGATTCTTCAGGAACCGGAAAGATCGCGTTGGGGGTCGAAGCAAAAGCACGCAGGGTATTCCCTAATTGGGGGTTATTTTCGATTGTAGAGAGGAGCTGTGAACTCCTAAATAAAAGAGGCTTGCCGGGTGAGTGTGAAGTTTGTTCAATGATTCTCTTAAGAGGAGTGAGAAATCCCTGAAGTTTCGGGTCCGGACTGTATTGATATCCACCAATGAATTCGGATCGTGGAATAGTTAGGGAATCCAGATCTGTTGAATGCAGACGAATGTCATAAATAAGGAAATCGGCTGGTGGATGCGTATCTGTTATTTGGTGGTCGGTATAATATGTATCTATATTATCGAGATTATTAAAAGAGGCGAAAAAAGAGGAAGCCGCTGTATTAAATGCAGACTGTTCAATAGCTCCGAATTGAAAAAGTTTAAGTTTTTCTACCGAAGGCTGGGACAGAAAAGCCTTTGCTTTTTGGATTAAGGCCGCAGCAGTAGCCGAATCTGTACGTGCAAGAGAAAGGGGGGTGGGAAAGGAGATTCCAAGTGAGGCATAGATCTCAAAATTATATTGGTTGATCGTTTCCCAAAGGCGATCAGATGGTTGTTCATTTAATTCCAGAATGGTAATGCCTGTTTCCTGGAAAGTACTTAGCTGATCAAGAGCCTGCTGTTCGCTTTCTGGCAATTCCCATACTACGCCAAAATTTCGTTGAGCATGAATGGAGCCGGCAAAGAAAAGCAAGATGATGATCGTAAAGAGCCCTTTGAAAAACCATTCTGTCATCGCGAACGAAGTGTGGCGATCTCTTTTTACCAGCATTGATCGGGAGATTGCTTCGCAGGCTCGCAGTGACAAGCCAATTTTTGGAGGTTTTACAAAGGTTTCTGTAAAAAAAGACCAGATACATTTAAAGGTCAACGGCAATAACTAAGGTTATTTTGGATCTATCGTTTTTTCAATAGGGAGTTCAGTTGTTTCTTTAAAACTACTCAATACCACATTAGACCTGCTTTTACTTACACCATCCCAGGATTGAATACGGGAAAGAAGCTTTTCAAAAGAGTCGGTATTTTCCGTCCTGATCTTTAGGATGTGGGAGCCATCTCCGGTAATTGAATGACACTCGAGCACTTCCGGTTCTTGCTGTATTTGCTCGATAAACCGGGGATAATTTTCAGAGCCATCAACTTCTACAAAAACGAAGGCCGTGATATCAAATTTAAAGCGTTTGGCATCTAAAATTGCTCGATATTCCGTGATAAGTTCCTTTTCT encodes:
- a CDS encoding DUF3307 domain-containing protein, translating into MSNFLQLFFQLLMAHLLADFFLQSKYMLRQKRRKRWKSPQLALHALIAGFLAYLFAAQWQSWLLVGIGTAFTHWLVDAIKVQVDKQKTTTAFIVDQLAHIAVIVTIAILLTEVPGGLDEVIDPEQWGIWAVYGAGLLLLFRPSSIFIQFVSGRWAEVVGDRADELPNAGAWIGYLERLLIFLFILVGEYAAIGLLIAAKSILRFRDDEKQRLTTEYILLGTLLSFTIAILIGMGVRFFAASV
- the accD gene encoding acetyl-CoA carboxylase, carboxyltransferase subunit beta encodes the protein MAWFKRKDKNIQTDERKEMPEGVWIKVPKTGETVHRRELEDNLWVDPLSGYHFRIGSEEYFSFLFDDGEFEEIGQDIVPTDPLEFEDRKKYSDRLEEYQEKTGLTDAVRVGVGKMNDLDVVITCMDFSFIGGSMGSVVGERIGMAIDHAREHEKPLIIISQSGGARMMESVLSLMQMAKTSAKLAQLEESGVPYISVMTNPTTGGVTASFAMLGDFNIAEPEALIGFAGPRVIRQTIGRDLPEGFQRSEYLLEHGFLDFITPRNQMKDEMTKLLNILLHKFEE
- a CDS encoding S9 family peptidase → MKKLLLLAIIFGWILQPLSAQTQEVQFNHIFDNTFRAESIQNVNWMQDGRYYSTLKRVNGDIEIRKYDITTGDYEVLMSTSDLKVPGRDKPIIIQDYQFSADESKVLIKTDVESIWRRSTRENYFIYDFETGRTQKLTQSDQKQQYAQLSPSGEKAAFVQENNLYWVNLSTGEETAITTDGEFNKIINGAADWVYEEEFGFAKAWSWSPDGEKIAFYRFDESDVKEFFMTEWGELYPGLTRFKYPKAGEENSVVKIGVYDLDEDNTVWMDIGSENDQYIPRINWTKDPETLAIRRMNRLQNKQDLMLANANTGDTEIIKTEESDAWIDVHDDLIFLKNGEEFVYTSEESGYNHIYLYNLDGELIRQVTQGDWEVTNYLGYNEQTDRFYFVSTEESPLERHLYSIKRDGSDKRKMTDSEGWHSINMSRDFKYYINTSSSSGTPPQYTLHKINGAQVRVLEDNDELSDTLAEYDFPGKEFIKIPLPQATLNGYMIKPHNFDASKEYPVLFYVYGGPGSQTVQKNFSTSQRPLWHRYLASQGYIIVSVDNRGTGARGRDFEKQIYKKLGQYEVEDQIDAAKYLTEEYDFIDENRVGIWGWSYGGYMSTLALAQGNDIFSTAIAVAPVTSWKYYDTIYTERFMQTPEQNPEGYSKGSPLTYANQITGNYLLVHGTGDDNVHFQNTVEMIDRLVSANVQFETMFYPNRNHGIYGGNTREHLYRMLTDYILENL
- the obgE gene encoding GTPase ObgE → MGRVQFADYAKVYVKGGHGGAGAVHFRREKYVPHGGPDGGDGGAGGDVILRGNEQLNTLLDLRYRKYVNAKDGNRGESSKRKGKDGEDEILEAPLGCVVYDADTKERLGEITDHEQEIVVAEGGKGGLGNWHFRSSTNQTPRHAQDGEEGEQRAIEIELKLIADVGLVGFPNAGKSTLLSAISGAKPKIDSYPFTTLQPNLGVVTMPDYRTFVMADIPGIIEEAHEGRGLGIQFLRHIERNNVLLFMVSSQQDIEYEYEALLDELRAYRSDLLDKPRILAITKMDLQENFELDKEKKLDLDIPVVEISSATNYHIDELKEIIWEQIQAVEKSKEDTESSG
- the dprA gene encoding DNA-processing protein DprA, translating into MKSLKKIQKAPVRELIALHLISNLGAQRIRSLLQFVDHPREIFQLDRQNIESVYGIGPKTAEEIITFDSWGKVDRIMDKTQRLGSEIMTLWDEDYPTLLREIFDPPLMLWIKGSRKALQNESVAVVGTRKAGKYGLETAKYFSRELVHNGLTVISGLALGVDGAAHRAAVSENGCTVAVLGSGLDIIYPQQHRKLVADIVDTGGAVITEFPLGAPPDAGNFPVRNRIVSGLSLGTLVVASGIDGGSMITAKLALDQNREVFVVPHAIGSPNSIGCHSLIQRGMGKLVQNIEDVLEEIEVHITQSEKKDRSAGSASRKWASLDLDELSTNICEALEEEPMHIDYLAEQLDTTAHKLLPKLLELEMQHCVRQSAGKNFELL
- the rpoN gene encoding RNA polymerase factor sigma-54, giving the protein MLKTGQQMNQKQTQQQRLSPQQIQYIKLLQLPTIALEQRIKEELETNPVLEEGEQSDSVDELEQPEWEEEEVARDEELEPVDQNEEIDWDEFMHNTEYDGNNYSGGSGYGGNEDWRDLPDPYHESFLEKLEQQVGLLDLNEEQQLIANQILGSLDHDGYFRREIEAVVDNIAFNEGTLTNKEEVEKVRKQIQRLDPPGIASRDLRDCLLVQLRMMNEDVEGRNDAIAMLEDHWDLFEKKHFRKLKKKLQIDDEELKAAFDCIKGLDPKPGGGGNAVDDTQNYIEPDFEVYYQPAENSNGNEEEAGDFVISLNNGNVPPLRISPRYKDMWEDLKKKKDKSKQTKETKSFIKDKIESAQWFIDSIRQRQNTLMNTMQTIVALQEDFFKHGEGLKPMILKDIADRVNLDISTISRVVNGKYVQTHFGVFELKYFFSEGLETQSGEEVSSREVKNAVQEIVDNEDKKKPLSDQAIADQLKEKGYKIARRTVSKYREKLNIPVARLRKQIV
- a CDS encoding Lrp/AsnC family transcriptional regulator, which gives rise to MGKGLDETDLTILKHLQKEGRAQRNQLAEIVHLSVPSVSERMRKLEEKELITEYRAILDAKRFKFDITAFVFVEVDGSENYPRFIEQIQQEPEVLECHSITGDGSHILKIRTENTDSFEKLLSRIQSWDGVSKSRSNVVLSSFKETTELPIEKTIDPK